The genomic DNA ACATTGGACAGGCGGACCTCGTTGCCGTTGCCGTAGAAATCCACGATCATCACCTGCCGCAGCAGCCCTGTGTCAGGCTCCACGCCGACATAGGCCAGGACCATGCCCGGTTCTGGTTCCTTGGGCAGCAGTTGCAACACGGTGAAGCCCTTGCCCCACCGCTCGCGGACCTCATCAGCTCCCTGCCACTCGGTCTTGATCACGAAATCCTCCTTGAGATTGGCCCGCCCGGAGATGAAGCGCAGGATGGTCTTGGAATCGAGCAGCGCCTCGACCCCATACTTCAGCGCCAGCTGTTCGGCTTCGATGTAATCCCAGGCGTAATCCGGCCCGACCACGAGCAGTTCCTTCTCCGGCTCCAGGGTCTCCCAGCGGACCTGGGAGGGCTGGCGGAACCAGATGCGGCCCCGGCGTTCCTCGACATCCCCGCTGGCCACATTGGTCAGCTCCTGGACAAAGTCGCACCTGAAGGTCTTGAGGGTTTCGTAGCGTTTCTGGATGAGATCGGGCATGTCCTCGGGCGCCACGGCCTTGCCTGCATGGGCAAGGCCGGCGAAAACCAGACAGACGGACAGGGAAACCAGGGCCATATATTGTCTAGACATTTTCAAGTCTCCTTTTATTCCGGTGAGATAACTTTTCTCGGCTTGCTTCCGTCCTGCGGGCCGAGAATCCCGTCCATTTCCATCTGTTCGATGTATCGGGCCGCCCTGTTGAAACCGATCCTGAAGCGACGCTGCAACAGCGAGATGGACGCCTTGCCCTGGCTCAGCACAAACTGTACCGCCTCGCCGTAGACCGGGTCGTCGGACTCGTTGACCAACTCGGAACCATCGCCGCCCGGAGCATCCTTCTTCCAGTCCGTGAAATCAAGCTCAAACTCCTGGGGCTGACTGTCGCGCCAGAAGTTGACCACGTGCGCAATTTCCGTCTCATCGACGTACGCGCCGTGCATCCGCGTGAGCTTGCCGCCGCTGGGCTTGAAGAGCATGTCGCCCTTGCCCAGCAGGCGTTCCGCGCCCACACCGTCGAGAATGGTGCGCGAATCGAACTTGGAGGTGACGAAAAACGAGATGCGCGTCGGGAAGTTGGCCTTGATCAGGCCGGTGACCACGTCCACGCTCGGCCTTTGGGTGGCCAGCACCAGATGGATGCCCGCGGCCCGCGCCAGTTGGGCCAGCCGGACGATGCACTGCTCCACTTCCTTGGCCGCGGTCATCATCAGGTCCGCCAGCTCATCGATGACGATGACAAGGTACGGCATGTGCTTCATATGCTCGAATTCTTCCGGCACAGTGTCGCCCATGTCCTCAAGCTTCTTGTTGTATCCCTCGATGTTGCGCACGCCGAGCTTGGCCATCTTCTGGTAGCGGCAGTCCATTTCGAACACGGCCCAGTCCAGGGCGCTCTTGGCCAGGCTCATCTCGGTGACCACCGGGTGCACCAGATGCGGCAGGGCCGCATACGGGGCCAGCTCGATGCGCTTGGGGTCCACCAGGAGCAGCTTCACCTTGTCCGGCCCGGCCTTGTAGAGCAGGCTCAGGAGAAAGCCGTTGATGCCCACCGACTTGCCCGCGCCCGTGGCTCCGGCCACCAGCAGGTGTGGCATCTTGGCCAGGTCGGCCACCCGCGTGGCTCCGTGGATGTCCTTGCCCAGGGCCAGGGTCAGGGGCGATGTGCTGCCCGTGAATTCCTTGGACTCAATGACCTCGCGCAGATAGACCGTCTGGCGGTCCACGTTGGGGATCTCGATGCCCACGCTGTCCTTGCCCGGAATCGGGGCCTCGATGCGCACGGATTCGGCCTTGAGGGCCAGGGCGATGTCGTCGGTCAGGTTCTCGATCTTGCTGACCTTGATGCCCGGCGCAGGCTTGAACTCGAACATGGTCACCACAGGGCCGGGCACCACCCGCTGAATCTCACCCTGCACATTGAAATCGTTGAGGCATTCCTTGAGCCGATCAGCCAGGGGCTGGAGCACCGCCTGGGTCTGGCTGGTGGCCTGCGGCGGTGGCTGCGTGAGCAGTTCGATGCTCGGCAGACCATTGACGCCAGTCGGAGCGACAGCACCCGGAGTCTTGACAGGCTTGGCCGGTTTCGGCTTTTGCGGTGCGGCCTGGGGTTCCTTTCGCTTGTTCTTGTCACCGTCGTCCAGGTCGATATAATGGATGTCGCAATCCTCTTCGTCCACCATATCGAATCCAACGATCTCGTCCCTGCCCAGCTTCACTTCTGATGCCCTGGCCTTTTTGCGCGCCCGGTACTGAGCCATGCGCGCGTCGATCTTCTCCTGAAGTATGGCCCGCCACAGGAGCAGCCTGTTCCAGACCGAGGCCCAACTGTAGCCGAAAAAGGCCTGAAAGGAGATGATGCTGATGAAAACCCACAGCAGAAACGCTCCAGCCGGGCGCAGATAGGTCAGAGTCAGCCGGGAGACGATTTCGCGGCCAAAGAATCCGCCGCCCACAAGGCCGTAAGCGTCAGCCGGGAGGTCCACCAGCCAGGGATGCGTGGCCCAGGCCTCAAAAGCCACGAACAGACCGGCCAACCCGAGCCAGCGGATCTTGGAAATGCGGATGCGGCTGACAAACCGGGACAGCCCGAGATACAGGAAGTAAAACGGCCAGAACATGGCCCCGAACCCGAAAAGCTCCACAAGGAAACCGGCGCAATAGGCACCGGCCACGCCAGCAACGTTGCGCACCCGCCACCCCTCGCTGACCGCCTGGTTGAAGCTGGGGTCGGCAGGGCTGAACGAGAGCAGGCTCAGGAAGGTGAAGGCCGAAACGAAAAGAAAAAACAGGCCGGTGAATTCCCTGCCATGCCCTGTCCGCCTGGATTGAGCCGATGTGATCTGCCGTCGCGCCATTCGTCCCCGCTTTTGAAAAAAGGTCCTGGACAGCGAACCGTCCACGACCTTTTTTACGCAATTTTCACAACGTGTTGCAAGTCGAGTCTATTCGCGCCCGAGGTATTCGCCGCTGCGCGTGTCCACCTTGATGAGGTCGCCCTCGTTGATGAAGAGCGGAACGTTCACCTGAATACCGGTCTCCAGCGTGGCGGACTTGGTGGCGTTGCTCACGCGGTCGCCCTGCACGCCCGGATCGGTCTGGGCCACCTTCAGGTTGACGTTGGCCGGGAGATCGACCCCGATCAGCTCCCCGTTGTACAGAAGCACCTTCACGGTGTCGCCTTCCTTCACGTAGCCGCCAGCCTCGCCCATGTTGGCTCCAGGCACGTTCATCTGCTCGTAGCTTTCGAGATCCATGAACACGAAGTCCGTGCCTTCCTTGTAGATGAACTGCATGGAAACCACGGCCATGTCCGGTTTCTTGACCTTTTCGCCGGAGCGGAAGGTCTTGTCCAGCACCTGGCCGGTTTTCATGTGGCGCAACTTGGTGCGCATCATGGCACCGCCCTTGCCGGGCTTGAAATGCTGAAATTCAATGATTTCGAACGGTTTGCCGTCAATCTCGATTTTCAGGCCTGTCCTGAAATCCTTGGTCGATATCATGCTTTCTCCGAAATGGCAGACCCCGGAACGCAGCCGGGGCGGTTGTCGTTTTTTCCGATTATCCCTTGAGACGCTCGTAGAGCGCCTGGACAGCAAGCCCATACCCCAGAATCCCGAAACCGGCAATAACGCCGATGCACTGTCCCCCCATGAGGCTCTGCTGGCGCAAGGGCTGGTCTGTGCGCGCCCAGATGTTGCTGATATGCACCTCGACACACGGGATGTTGATCCAGGCGAGGCAGTCGGCAATGGCCAGACTGGTATGGGTGTAGGCCCCGGCGTTGAAAACCACGCCGTTGGTCCCGTCGCCCCTGGCTCGCTCCAGCCGGTCCACCAGCCCCCCCTCGGAGTTGGACTGGAAATGGTGCACGACGATCCCGTCCGCCCGCTCGCCCATGATCCGGCGCAGGATGTCCGGCATATCGTCCATGGTCTGAGAGCCGTATATCTCGGGCTGGCGGGTACCGATGTGGCCCAGATTGGGGCCGTTGAGTATCAGGATATCGAGTTTTTTCATGCCGCTTCCCCCCTTGGGTGGCCTCATGGCTGTTCAGGCCCGTCACGCGCCTTGACGCGACTGCGCAAAAAGAGAACATTGGGCTCTCCACACGCACATCAACACGGACACGGTGCCCCTTTTATGAACCGAACCATCGAGTTAGTCAAAACAATATACGAAATCAAGCAGCTTGAGAGCCTGGATGAGCCTCAGATCGCCCTGGCCGGGAGATCGAACGTGGGCAAATCGTCGCTGGTTAACAGACTGGCCGGGCGCAAAAGCCTGGCCAAGATCAGCTCCAAGCCGGGCAAGACGCGCAGCCTCAACTACTACCGGGTCAACCCGGACGGTTTCTATCTCGTGGACCTGCCCGGCTACGGCTACGCCAGGTGCTCGCAATCAGAGCGGGAGAAATGGGGCAAGCTCATCGAGGCGTACATGACCGCCAACCCTGGCCTGAAGGCTGTGGTGGTCCTTCTTGACGCCCGCCTGACCCCACAAAAGCTTGACCTTGAGCTGACGTCCTATCTCAGGGGGCTGGGCATCCCGGTCATTCCGGTGCTGACCAAGTCCGACAAGCCCAAGCAGCGTGAGCGGGCCGCGCTCCAGAACCAGTGGAAGGACATCCTGCAACAGCCGCGCCTGCCGCTCCTCTTCTCCAGCAAGACAGGCATGGGCGAGGACAAGCTCTGGAATGTCCTGGCCGAATACGCGATCAACGCCGTGCCCGCCTCCCCTGCCGAAACCCCTGACGACACCCAGGAGCCCCTGGCCGATTAGCTAGGGTCTTGCCGTCTTCAAAGCGGTTCCCCAGGTTCTGACAAAGGCCTGAAAGCCGGGCACGGTCACCCAGGCCAGCCGCATCCCCGCCAGGGCGGCCATGACGAAGTTGCCCAGCCAGGCGGCCACGAACGGCGGCAGCACGGCCTGCTCGCCCGCAGTGGCCCCGACAGCGTGGACCCCGTACTGCACAAAGATCAGGATCAGCGAAAAGCCGATGTTGGCGTAGATGTTCTCCGAGAAAGTCACCAGGGCCAGGGCCAGCAGGGCCATGACCGCGATAGAAAAGGCATAGGACCACTTGGTATGCCAGATGGTCCTGAGAATCTCCACGTTGGAGCCGGATTCCTCAAGCTTCTCGATAGCCCTTGAGAGTTCCAGCAGGGGCAGCTGCGCGGTGTCGCCCTTGAGCTCCACTGCGGCATAGGCCTTGAGGTTCTGGCGGACCGAGAGGAATTGCGAGAGCCGCGTGACCGAGACAAAGGTGCGGGTGTCCAGTTCGTGCACGTCGAGCAGCCCCCACCCGTTGTCGTCGATCATGGCCTTCTTGGCCGTGAGGATGCGGATGAGCTCCTGGTTGTCCGTGGCGAATTCGTAGACCACCACATCCGAGGCCCGGCTCTTGCCCGGATACGCCTCCCTGGCCAGCACGATGAACGGGCCGTCGCGGAACCAGAGGTCGGTGATGGTCAGTTCGTCGAGCTGCTTTTTCCTGACATCCTCCTTCCATATCCGGTTGGCCTCGTACTCCCCAAACACGCCGAGGAACTGGGAAAAGGCCAGCTGCCCCAGACTCCAGAACATGGCGTAGATCAAAAAGAACTTGATGAACCAGGCAAACGAGACGCCTCCGGCGCGCAGGGCCAGCATCTCCTTGCTCCGCGTCAGGATGCCGAGCTGGAGGACCAGGGCCAGCAAAAAGATCGCGGGCATGAGCTGCGAGACGATGAGTGGAATCTTGACGAAGAAATAGAAGAGGATCGTCTCTGCGCCCAGCCCCGCCTTGATGAAGTCGTCCAGCCGGTCGAAGACATCCGAGAGCAGATAGATGCAGGTGCCGACAGTCAGGCAGATGGACATCAGATAGAGGTTCTGCTGGATCAGATACCGGCCCAGCACGCCGATGCCGAAAACGGACCTCATGCCGTCACCCTCCACCGTCCGCGCAGATGGCCCAGCCACTGGATCACCGGCAGGCTGCGTTCCTGGTTGGCGAACCGGATGCCGAACACGGCCACCAGCACATACAGGATGTTCGGAGCCCACAGGCCGTAGACAGGTGCGATGGCCCCGGCTTCGCCCAGACTGACGCTCAGGGAGAACATGCTGTAATAAAGAAGGAAAAGTCCCATGGACAAGAGCAGGCCGTACTGCTGCCTGAGACCCCGGAAGACATAGGCGATGGGGATGGCAAACATGCCGAGGATGAGACAGCCAAGCGGGAGGGTCAGCCGCTTGTAATACTCGGTGTCCACCTTGCGCAGGAATTGCGCGGTCTGCTGCGGCGCGATGGACGGATCGTTCCTGATCTCCCTGAGAGCGGCAAAGGTCATGTCCTTGGCCTTCTCCTCGCTGAAGCTGAAGTCGCCCAGGAGCTTGCCCAGGTCAAGCCGGACAGAGTAGCTTCCGAAACGCAGGATATTGATATCCTCGCCGCTCTGCCGGTATATCCTGCCCTTGTTGAAGACGATGTGCACCTCGGCGGTCTTGGGGCTGGATACGATCCGGGCCTCGGGGGC from Pseudodesulfovibrio aespoeensis Aspo-2 includes the following:
- a CDS encoding LolA family protein is translated as MSRQYMALVSLSVCLVFAGLAHAGKAVAPEDMPDLIQKRYETLKTFRCDFVQELTNVASGDVEERRGRIWFRQPSQVRWETLEPEKELLVVGPDYAWDYIEAEQLALKYGVEALLDSKTILRFISGRANLKEDFVIKTEWQGADEVRERWGKGFTVLQLLPKEPEPGMVLAYVGVEPDTGLLRQVMIVDFYGNGNEVRLSNVKQDIKLSADMFTFVPPEGVQVEDNTQGF
- a CDS encoding DNA translocase FtsK, producing the protein MARRQITSAQSRRTGHGREFTGLFFLFVSAFTFLSLLSFSPADPSFNQAVSEGWRVRNVAGVAGAYCAGFLVELFGFGAMFWPFYFLYLGLSRFVSRIRISKIRWLGLAGLFVAFEAWATHPWLVDLPADAYGLVGGGFFGREIVSRLTLTYLRPAGAFLLWVFISIISFQAFFGYSWASVWNRLLLWRAILQEKIDARMAQYRARKKARASEVKLGRDEIVGFDMVDEEDCDIHYIDLDDGDKNKRKEPQAAPQKPKPAKPVKTPGAVAPTGVNGLPSIELLTQPPPQATSQTQAVLQPLADRLKECLNDFNVQGEIQRVVPGPVVTMFEFKPAPGIKVSKIENLTDDIALALKAESVRIEAPIPGKDSVGIEIPNVDRQTVYLREVIESKEFTGSTSPLTLALGKDIHGATRVADLAKMPHLLVAGATGAGKSVGINGFLLSLLYKAGPDKVKLLLVDPKRIELAPYAALPHLVHPVVTEMSLAKSALDWAVFEMDCRYQKMAKLGVRNIEGYNKKLEDMGDTVPEEFEHMKHMPYLVIVIDELADLMMTAAKEVEQCIVRLAQLARAAGIHLVLATQRPSVDVVTGLIKANFPTRISFFVTSKFDSRTILDGVGAERLLGKGDMLFKPSGGKLTRMHGAYVDETEIAHVVNFWRDSQPQEFELDFTDWKKDAPGGDGSELVNESDDPVYGEAVQFVLSQGKASISLLQRRFRIGFNRAARYIEQMEMDGILGPQDGSKPRKVISPE
- the efp gene encoding elongation factor P; the protein is MISTKDFRTGLKIEIDGKPFEIIEFQHFKPGKGGAMMRTKLRHMKTGQVLDKTFRSGEKVKKPDMAVVSMQFIYKEGTDFVFMDLESYEQMNVPGANMGEAGGYVKEGDTVKVLLYNGELIGVDLPANVNLKVAQTDPGVQGDRVSNATKSATLETGIQVNVPLFINEGDLIKVDTRSGEYLGRE
- a CDS encoding type II 3-dehydroquinate dehydratase; translated protein: MKKLDILILNGPNLGHIGTRQPEIYGSQTMDDMPDILRRIMGERADGIVVHHFQSNSEGGLVDRLERARGDGTNGVVFNAGAYTHTSLAIADCLAWINIPCVEVHISNIWARTDQPLRQQSLMGGQCIGVIAGFGILGYGLAVQALYERLKG
- the yihA gene encoding ribosome biogenesis GTP-binding protein YihA/YsxC; amino-acid sequence: MNRTIELVKTIYEIKQLESLDEPQIALAGRSNVGKSSLVNRLAGRKSLAKISSKPGKTRSLNYYRVNPDGFYLVDLPGYGYARCSQSEREKWGKLIEAYMTANPGLKAVVVLLDARLTPQKLDLELTSYLRGLGIPVIPVLTKSDKPKQRERAALQNQWKDILQQPRLPLLFSSKTGMGEDKLWNVLAEYAINAVPASPAETPDDTQEPLAD
- a CDS encoding LptF/LptG family permease, giving the protein MRSVFGIGVLGRYLIQQNLYLMSICLTVGTCIYLLSDVFDRLDDFIKAGLGAETILFYFFVKIPLIVSQLMPAIFLLALVLQLGILTRSKEMLALRAGGVSFAWFIKFFLIYAMFWSLGQLAFSQFLGVFGEYEANRIWKEDVRKKQLDELTITDLWFRDGPFIVLAREAYPGKSRASDVVVYEFATDNQELIRILTAKKAMIDDNGWGLLDVHELDTRTFVSVTRLSQFLSVRQNLKAYAAVELKGDTAQLPLLELSRAIEKLEESGSNVEILRTIWHTKWSYAFSIAVMALLALALVTFSENIYANIGFSLILIFVQYGVHAVGATAGEQAVLPPFVAAWLGNFVMAALAGMRLAWVTVPGFQAFVRTWGTALKTARP
- the lptF gene encoding LPS export ABC transporter permease LptF gives rise to the protein MKLLHRQIFKELLKLFGLTVACLLGLILIGRMLQLRSLFLSQNIGFFNILQLFFYLTPFFLLLITPIATMLSVFLTFLRMSTDNELTALKANGVSLYRMLPAPIAFCVLCTLFTFFISMWGLAWGMDMFKTSLYQFARSHSRFALQPGVFNKEFPGITFYAHQVDNDTGELKFVFVRDQSISGASVVVVAPEARIVSSPKTAEVHIVFNKGRIYRQSGEDINILRFGSYSVRLDLGKLLGDFSFSEEKAKDMTFAALREIRNDPSIAPQQTAQFLRKVDTEYYKRLTLPLGCLILGMFAIPIAYVFRGLRQQYGLLLSMGLFLLYYSMFSLSVSLGEAGAIAPVYGLWAPNILYVLVAVFGIRFANQERSLPVIQWLGHLRGRWRVTA